From the Syntrophomonadaceae bacterium genome, one window contains:
- a CDS encoding nitrite reductase has translation MSEAVFYQRNGLIGAVVAAPGGIISAEQLKKLGFLLQELDCPACKMTTRQTLVVLVAEDKVEQFKDRIIEIGLKISAYGNVVRNIKVCCGSPDLCSRTVTNVLSLGIKLQEEFMGQPVPKDFKIAVAGCHRGCTDPFCADLGIVAVGLNSFSLYLGGRGGSRSPEHGQHLIENIDENEIAKAIGYILDRYRTEALPHERLCRTINRVGKDKFELPQDSLQLKPPDQDEFLKFAGLA, from the coding sequence ATGAGCGAAGCAGTATTTTATCAGCGAAACGGGTTGATTGGAGCAGTGGTGGCGGCTCCCGGCGGAATTATTTCTGCTGAGCAGTTAAAAAAACTGGGGTTTTTGCTTCAGGAATTAGATTGTCCTGCATGCAAAATGACCACCAGGCAAACCCTGGTTGTTCTTGTTGCCGAAGACAAGGTGGAACAATTTAAGGATAGGATCATAGAGATCGGCCTTAAAATATCAGCTTACGGCAATGTTGTCAGGAATATCAAGGTATGCTGTGGCAGCCCGGATTTATGTTCCCGAACCGTCACCAACGTGTTGAGCCTCGGGATAAAATTGCAGGAAGAATTTATGGGGCAGCCTGTGCCAAAGGATTTCAAAATTGCTGTTGCCGGCTGCCATCGGGGATGTACCGACCCCTTTTGCGCTGATTTAGGGATAGTTGCTGTTGGACTCAACAGTTTTTCCCTCTATCTGGGAGGCCGGGGAGGCAGCCGGTCACCGGAGCATGGACAGCATTTAATTGAGAACATCGACGAAAACGAAATAGCCAAGGCTATAGGGTATATTCTGGATCGGTACCGGACGGAAGCCCTGCCCCATGAACGGTTATGCCGGACCATCAATCGTGTTGGAAAGGATAAGTTTGAGCTTCCGCAGGATAGTCTGCAGTTGAAACCGCCGGATCAGGATGAATTTTTAAAGTTTGCTGGTCTGGCGTAG
- a CDS encoding type II toxin-antitoxin system Phd/YefM family antitoxin, with translation MKLVSVRDLRQRSSEIWGLLREEGDLVVTSNGNPIALLSDISESNLEEYLRHVRRIRATLAANSIQERSRKLGLDQMPAEEIDAEIKEARRNRPR, from the coding sequence ATGAAGCTAGTTTCAGTCCGTGACCTGAGGCAACGCTCGTCTGAAATCTGGGGCCTTTTGCGGGAAGAAGGAGATCTGGTTGTCACTTCCAATGGCAACCCGATTGCATTACTCTCGGATATCAGCGAAAGCAACCTGGAGGAGTACCTGCGCCACGTCCGCCGGATTCGCGCAACACTGGCGGCCAACTCCATTCAGGAACGCTCCCGTAAACTGGGATTAGACCAGATGCCTGCTGAAGAGATCGATGCCGAAATAAAAGAGGCCAGGCGAAACCGCCCGCGATGA
- a CDS encoding putative toxin-antitoxin system toxin component, PIN family gives MNIVLDTNVLVSGLLKAHSDAGSIIRLAISGSLAIVYDSRILAEYRDVLYRPKFRFEQFEIEAILAQFEAEGILVMPKPLQSKLPDRDDEPFLEAALAVSDAILVTGNKKDFPLPSGSGLLIFSPGEFIAHWRTKISG, from the coding sequence ATGAACATTGTGCTTGATACGAACGTATTGGTTTCCGGATTGCTCAAGGCACACAGCGACGCAGGATCAATTATAAGGCTGGCAATATCCGGTTCCCTGGCCATTGTTTATGACTCCCGGATCCTGGCGGAATATCGCGACGTGCTTTATCGTCCTAAATTCAGGTTTGAGCAGTTTGAAATCGAGGCGATTTTAGCTCAGTTCGAAGCCGAAGGAATCCTGGTCATGCCCAAGCCCCTGCAGTCGAAATTGCCAGACAGGGATGACGAGCCGTTTTTGGAAGCGGCCCTTGCCGTTAGCGATGCGATCCTTGTAACGGGCAACAAAAAAGATTTTCCGCTCCCTTCCGGTAGCGGGCTCCTTATTTTCAGCCCGGGAGAGTTTATTGCTCATTGGCGAACGAAGATCAGTGGCTAG